A stretch of DNA from Micromonospora sp. NBC_01813:
TCCCCGTGGTGCTCGAGCACCTTCGGGTGGGTCCGGCCGGCCACGGTGTACGTCGGTGTCGGGTCGAGGTGCTGCAGTCGGGCGAGCGCCCGCAACGACCACTCGACACCTTTGCCGGGACCGATCAGACCCCAGGTCAGCAGGTGCGGGCGGGCCCGGCGCTCGACCGGTACGCCGACATGTTCGCCGACGCCGTGCGGAATCACCGTGACCTTGCCCGGCGGCACCGCGTAGCCGACGATCAGCCGGTCGCGGGCCGTGTTGGTCATGGTGACGATCGCCCCGGCGGCGGCGACGATCTGCTCCAGCAGCGACTTCTGCCGGGCGGACGGCCGGCGCAGCACGGTGTGCAGGACCACGATGCTCGGGCCGGTGAGCCGACGCAGCAACGGCAGGATGTCCTCGCCGTCGGTGCCGGGATAGATACCGTACTCGTGTTGGACGATCGCCACGTCGAAGGTGTTCAGCGCCGCGGCGGCGTCCCGCCAGCCGGCCGGGCCACCGGTCGACCAGGTGTGCACCACGCCGGACCCGGACCGCAGGTCGTCGCCGGGGTCGGTGACCCGCACGATGCCGCCCCGGGTGCCGTCCGCGGTCAGGCTGGCTGCGAGGGCCGAGTTGAACGTGGCCAGTCCGCACTTAGTCGGTGGGTGGCTGCTGAGGAAACCGTAGCTGGGCACGGTAGTGGCCTTCCGGGTGTCGGTCGTCGCCGCCGTACGGGGGGCGGTCAGCGGGTGAGGTGGTCGTACACGGCCAGATAGTCGGTGACCATCCGGTCCGCTCCGAAGCGGTGCCGGGCCCGTTCCCGGCAGGCGGCCCGATCGAGCCGGGCCGCTGCGCAGACCGCGTCGACGGCCGTACCGATGGCCTTGTCCGGGGCCTTGTCGTCGGGGTGCACGAGGTATCCGGTCACCCCTTCGTCGACGACTTCCGGCATCGATCCCCGGGCGTAGGCGACGACCGGGGTGCCGCAGGCCATCGACTCGACCACCGACAGCCCGAACGGTTCGTCGAAGGCGATCGGATGCAGCAGCGCGGCGCTCGCGCCGAGTACCTCCGCACGTCGGCGCGGGCCGACCGAGCCGAGGAAGACGACCTGGTCGCCGTCGATGTGTGGGGCCACCTGTTCGGCGAAGTACCGCTCGTCCTGCACGATGCCGCAGATGGTCAGCGGCCGACCGGCGAGCCGGGCGATCTCGATGGCGGTGTGGGTTCCCTTGTCGGGGTGGATGCGGCCGAAGGCGGCCAGGCCGTCGCCGGCCTCGCGGGTGAAGGGCAGGCCGGCGAGGTCGACGCCGTGGTGCACCGTGGCGAGGTAGTCGAGCTCGGCGCTGCGATCGGCGTCGGAGATCGACACGTAGGAGGAACGGGCCCGGGCGTACGCGGGGAGGATCCCCGCCCCGGAGAAGCCGTGCACGGTGGTGAGCAGCGGGGCGCGGCAGTGCGCGGCGAACGCCAGCGGCAGCCAGTCGAGGTGGCTGTGCACCAGGTCGAACCGCGTCGACTGCGCGAACGCGTGGGAGACGTGCATGGCCTCCCACACCCGGCCGTCCAGGTCCGGGTCGTCGGCGTACCCCCGGGGGCAGACGCCGTCGAGGGCGGCGGAGGTGACCGAGTCCAGTGTCGCGAACAGCGTCACGTCCACGCCCCGGCGGACCAGCCCTTCGGCCAGCAGACCGGTCACCTGTTCCCATGGGCCGTAGTGGTACGGCGGGGTCCGCCAGGCCACCGGGCCGAGCAGGGCGACCTTCACTGGGCGGGCGCGTCCGCCAGATCGGCTGGTTCGAGCCGCAGGGTGGCGAGCACCCCGTGGTGCTCCCCGGGATCGACCCACTCCGGCAGTTCACGCTCGACCCAGTCGGCTCGGAGCTGCTGGTCACGGTCGCGAAGAATACTGACGATCTTGTGCCTGGCGATTTTCAACGGTTACTCCCTGAAGAGGTCGTGCCGGGGGAGCCTTGGCCGGTGATCCTGGTGGTCTGAGGGGTGCGGTCCCGGCGCTTGGCCAGTCGCCGCTTGACGAGGCGTCGGATGCCGGCGTGCACGGTCACCAGCAGTACGCCGGCCACCGCGGCCAGCAGCAGCGCGACGCCCACTGGCACCTGCCCGTGGGCACCGAAGAAGTGGACCTCCGTACGCTGACCGTTCTGCAGGATGAAGATCAGCAGCAGGAGCAGCACCACGGCGGACGCCCCGAACGCGATCAGCGAACCATCCGCGCGGGTGCGCGCCACGGGGCGTGGTCGGTCGTTGACCACGGGTCGGGGCTGCTCGCTGGTGGCGTTGGCGGGATTGGTCATCGGGACCTCTGTTTCGACGGTGGTACGCGAAGACGCGAACCGCAGCCATCGGGGTCCAGGACGACATCCTCAGCCTACTCCCTGGCCGGCCTGTTCGCTGCGATGGACGGTTCGGAGCGGCCACGTCCGGGCGCCAACTGCTCGAAACCACGTACCCGCAGACTCGTCGGACGACCAAGTAATAGTGCGGGTGAGGCGGGGTACGCGCCGGACGGGACACCGACGAACCGCACCCGGAGGACGATGATGACGACACCGGCCGAGCGCCCGCCGATGCGGGAAAGCAACGAAGCGACCGAGGCGCAGCTGGCCGTCGCCCGGCAGCAGGGGCACGCGTACGCGAACGCGCTGCGGGCCATGGCCGCCGAGGACGGCGCGCTGAGCCGCCGGGCCGGCGACTACGTGGTGTCGTTCGTCAACGAGCGGGCCGAGGGCATGTACGAACTCGCCGACGGGCAACTGGTGTGGCGGGAGGCCGCCGTCGAGGCGAACGTGCATCTTGAGGTGGCGGTGGCCGACGCCGCCGACGGCCGGTTCGTGCCCGGCCTCCGCGTCGAGATCGACATCACCCGGGACGGGCGACAGGTCGTCTCGGCCGGGCTGCCGTTCCTCTGGCACCCGTTCCTGTACCACTACGGCGGCAACGCCAGCGTGCCCGACCCGGGGCCGTACGACGTCACGGTGCGGATCGCCCCGGCGACGTTCATGCGCCACGACCCGGTCAACGGCAAGCGGTACGCCGGCCCGGTCGAGGTGCGTTTCGACCGGGTGACACTCGCCAACGGGCGCAAGACCAGCCCGGACGCGCAGCCCCGGGGCGTCGCCGCGCCCACGATGGACGGATCCGGCGGGCGGGACTGGGCAGATGTCGCGGCGACCGCGCGCAGCTCCGACGATCCTCGGGCCCGTACCCCGCACGACGCGGCCGGGGTGCCCTCGGTGGCCCGGCCCTGACCGGCGGGTCAGCTGCGGCGCAGCGCGAGCATCGCGATGTCGTCGACCAGCGGGCGGCCGTCCACCAGGGCGGCCATCACCGCCGAGCAGGCTGCCTCGGCGCTGGACCCGGTGAGCGCCTGACAAAGCTGCTGGAGCCCGGTGTCGATGGTCGGCCCGCACCGCTCCACCAGCCCGTCGGTGAAGAAGAACAGCAGCGCGCCCGGATCCAGCTCGACGGAGCTGTTGCGGCGGTGGCGGCGAATCCGGGTGCCCAGCGGGAGGTCGGCCGGCACCGGCAGGCAGTAGGGGGCGGTGCCGGCGATCGCCACCGGCGGCGGGTGCCCGGCGGTGGACAGCGACATCACCGTACGGCCGGGGTCGATGGTCGCGTAGCACACCGTCGCCATCATGCCCGGCTCGAAGTGCTGCATCTTGCGGTCGAGGCGGGCGAGCACGTCGGCCGGGTCGGTCGATTCCAGCGCGTACGCGCGCAGCGAGCTGCGTAGCCGGCCCATCACGGTCGCGGCGTGCAGGCCGCGCCCGGTGACGTCACCGATCGCCACCCCCACCCAGCCGTCGGGCAACGGGAGTACGTCGTACCAGTCACCGCCGACGCCGGCGTCGTGCCCGGCGACGTAGCGGGCCGCGAACTCCAGACCCGGCACGGCCGGCAACCGGGTCGGCAGCAGATCGTGCTGCAGCGCGAGGGTGGTGGCGCGGTCGACGTGCCGCTCCCGGGCCTGGCTGGCCAGGGCGATCCGGTCGGCGACCAGCGACAGCAGTTGTTCGTCGTCGGCCAGATGCTCCCGCACCCGCCGGGAGGCCACGTGCAGCACTCCGCCGACGGTGCCGCCGACGGTGATCGGCACCGCCAGCAGCGAGCGGATGCCCTGGCCACGCAGCCCGGGGTGGGCCAGTTCGTCTTCGTCCGGGTCGGTCAGGCGCACCGGCGCACCGCTGGACAGCACCTCCCCGGCGTAGCCGCGATGCAGTGCGAGCCGCACCGGATGGCCGTGGTAGGCCTCGATGCCCCAGGCGGCGGCGGTGACGAACTGCTGGGAGTGCGCGTCGAGCAGACACACGGCGACCGTGTCGACGTCGAGTAACTGGCCGGTCCGGGCCGCCGACTCGACCAGCAACGAGTCGAAGCTGAGCCGCGACAGGGCGGGGTCGGTGACCGCCTCGATGCGCATGAGGCGCTCGCCCGCGCTCCCACCCTCGACCTGCACGACCGCAGCCTAATGCAGCGGTCACCCGGTCGCGGCGACCTCCGTGGCCGGCTCGGCCCGTTGGGCGTCGCCGATCGCCAGGACCAGATTGTCTACTGTGTCAATTCTTCGTCCGGGCACGTCGAACTCGACCTCCACGCCGAGCTCCGACTCGATCGCGTCGACCAGCCGCAGCAGGCCGAGCGAGTCGACCCCCATGGCGACCAGCGATCCGCCGCCCAGCACCTGTTCGACGGGTACGTCGCCGCCGGTCGCGGCGCTGACCAACTCCGCCACCCGCTGGCGTAGCTTCGCCTCATCCATTGCTGCTCCACATCCTGTTCTCGGTACTGCCGGAGGTGTCCGGTCAGCGTCCGGCTACCGTCTCCCGGACGATTTCGGCGATTTCGGCGATCGTCGGCGCGTCGAAGAAGGTCTCCAACGGCACCTCGACGCCGAGCCGTCGGTGGATCCGGCTGCTGATCCGGGTGACCGTCAGCGAATGCCCGCCCAGGTCGAACAGGTCCTCGTCCACCCCGATGTCGGCGATCTGCAGCACGTCCTGCCAGATGAGGCGGATCTCCTCGACGATCGGATCCGCGACCGGGTCAGCGACGTCACCGGCACCGGTGTCTGCCGGCTGCTGATCCGGTTTCGGCAGCGCCGCCCGGTCGAGCTTGCCGTTCGGGCTGGTCGGCAGCTGGTCCAGCAGCACCCAGGCGGCCGGCACCATCGCGGTGGGCAGCGTCAGCGTGAGGTGCTGCCGCAACTGCGCGACGGTCGGCGCGGCACCCTGCGGCACCAGGTACGCCACCAGCCGGCCCGCGCCGTCGTCGGCCCCGTTCCCGTCGGCCGCGTTGTCGTCGGCCCCGTTCCCAGCGGTCAGCAGGACCGCCGCCTGGGCCACCGACGGATGCTCCAACAGTCGGGCGGTGATCTCTCCCAGCTCGACCCGGTGGCCGCGGATCTTCACCTGGTCGTCGGCGCGGCCGAGGAACTCGATCCGCCCGTCCGGCAGCCACCGGCAGATGTCCCCGGTCCGGTAGAGCCGCCCGGTCGAGCTGTCGCCGATGCCAGCGTCTGCCCCGTCGGCCCCGCCGAACGGGTCGGTGACGAACCGTTCGGCGGTCAGCTCCGGCCGGTGCAGGTAGCCGGTGGCGACACCCCGGCCGCCGAGATACAGCTCGCCCGCGACCCCGATCGGCACCGGCCGCCGGTGCTCGTCGAGCAGGTACGCGGTGGTGTTGGCCACCGGCCGACCGATGGTCACCTCGGTCGGCTCCGGCTCGATCTGCGCCATCGTCGCGTAGATCGTCGCCTCGGTCGGGCCGTACCCGTTGACCAGCCGGTCCAC
This window harbors:
- a CDS encoding glycosyltransferase, whose translation is MPSYGFLSSHPPTKCGLATFNSALAASLTADGTRGGIVRVTDPGDDLRSGSGVVHTWSTGGPAGWRDAAAALNTFDVAIVQHEYGIYPGTDGEDILPLLRRLTGPSIVVLHTVLRRPSARQKSLLEQIVAAAGAIVTMTNTARDRLIVGYAVPPGKVTVIPHGVGEHVGVPVERRARPHLLTWGLIGPGKGVEWSLRALARLQHLDPTPTYTVAGRTHPKVLEHHGETYRSGLHQLGAELGVAHAVDYQDVYHDLPTLGRLIRSADVVVLPYDSQEQVTSGVLIEAVAAGVPVVATAFPHAVELLTGGPGLVVPHRDPAALATAIGRILTEPGLAARLAGRAWPLAAQPRWPTVAARYAALAERLIATQPLIAARPLIVNPAAVGVATAVGVAAVGVAPA
- a CDS encoding LapA family protein, with amino-acid sequence MTNPANATSEQPRPVVNDRPRPVARTRADGSLIAFGASAVVLLLLLIFILQNGQRTEVHFFGAHGQVPVGVALLLAAVAGVLLVTVHAGIRRLVKRRLAKRRDRTPQTTRITGQGSPGTTSSGSNR
- a CDS encoding glycosyltransferase family 4 protein, whose protein sequence is MKVALLGPVAWRTPPYHYGPWEQVTGLLAEGLVRRGVDVTLFATLDSVTSAALDGVCPRGYADDPDLDGRVWEAMHVSHAFAQSTRFDLVHSHLDWLPLAFAAHCRAPLLTTVHGFSGAGILPAYARARSSYVSISDADRSAELDYLATVHHGVDLAGLPFTREAGDGLAAFGRIHPDKGTHTAIEIARLAGRPLTICGIVQDERYFAEQVAPHIDGDQVVFLGSVGPRRRAEVLGASAALLHPIAFDEPFGLSVVESMACGTPVVAYARGSMPEVVDEGVTGYLVHPDDKAPDKAIGTAVDAVCAAARLDRAACRERARHRFGADRMVTDYLAVYDHLTR
- a CDS encoding acyl carrier protein; amino-acid sequence: MDEAKLRQRVAELVSAATGGDVPVEQVLGGGSLVAMGVDSLGLLRLVDAIESELGVEVEFDVPGRRIDTVDNLVLAIGDAQRAEPATEVAATG
- a CDS encoding PP2C family protein-serine/threonine phosphatase; its protein translation is MQVEGGSAGERLMRIEAVTDPALSRLSFDSLLVESAARTGQLLDVDTVAVCLLDAHSQQFVTAAAWGIEAYHGHPVRLALHRGYAGEVLSSGAPVRLTDPDEDELAHPGLRGQGIRSLLAVPITVGGTVGGVLHVASRRVREHLADDEQLLSLVADRIALASQARERHVDRATTLALQHDLLPTRLPAVPGLEFAARYVAGHDAGVGGDWYDVLPLPDGWVGVAIGDVTGRGLHAATVMGRLRSSLRAYALESTDPADVLARLDRKMQHFEPGMMATVCYATIDPGRTVMSLSTAGHPPPVAIAGTAPYCLPVPADLPLGTRIRRHRRNSSVELDPGALLFFFTDGLVERCGPTIDTGLQQLCQALTGSSAEAACSAVMAALVDGRPLVDDIAMLALRRS
- a CDS encoding iron transporter, translated to MMTTPAERPPMRESNEATEAQLAVARQQGHAYANALRAMAAEDGALSRRAGDYVVSFVNERAEGMYELADGQLVWREAAVEANVHLEVAVADAADGRFVPGLRVEIDITRDGRQVVSAGLPFLWHPFLYHYGGNASVPDPGPYDVTVRIAPATFMRHDPVNGKRYAGPVEVRFDRVTLANGRKTSPDAQPRGVAAPTMDGSGGRDWADVAATARSSDDPRARTPHDAAGVPSVARP